A window of Quercus robur chromosome 12, dhQueRobu3.1, whole genome shotgun sequence genomic DNA:
GGATGCACAAATGATTGTTGATTATAAGTTATTTGGTGATGTAGTTTCTTTTGATACAACGTATAGAACTAATAAGGAGTATCGACCCCTTGCAATGTTTGTTGGGTTTAATCATCATAGAGAGTCTACGACATTTGGGGCTTTCCTTTTATATGATGAAACTATTGATACATTTCAGTGGTTGTTTGAAGCATTCTTTGAAGCAATGTCTGGGAAGAAaccaaatacaatttttaccaATCAAGATCCGGCAATGGCAAAAGCCATCTCATTGGTGATGTCAAATACTTATCATCGATTATGTAAAtggcatttaatgcaaaatgcTCTCAAGCGTGTCAACCATTTAttacaatgtgaggatgaattTAGAAGTGATCTCGATGcatgttttaaaatttgggaAGAGAAGGAAGAGTTTCTTGGTGCTTGGGATGCTATACTTCATAAGTACAATGCTTTTGATAATTCTTGGCTTCAAAGTACACTTGAAGTGAAAGAGAAATGGGCTAAAGCATATGTCAAGATGTCATTTTCTGCAGGAATGACTACAACTCAATTGAGTGAGAGTATAAACTCTGATTTGAAGGATTATTTACAGTTAGACTATGATATCGTAAAATTCTTCATACATTTTGAGAGACTACTTAATGCTAAACGTTACAAGGAGTTGAAGGGTGAGTACAATTTAAGGCAAAAGTTGCCAAAAGTTAAGATTGCATCACCTATGCTGATTCAAGCAGCACATATTTATACACCtaaattatttttgaagtttcaagAGCTATATGAAGAGTTCCAAGGAGCTTTTGTGAAGGAGCGTGTTGAAAGAAATGCAACTCATGAGTATATAGTTCAATATATGGTAAGCCAAAAGATCATCAAGTAATTTGGAATCCTTTTAAAAAGATTGTTTCATGTAGTTGTAGAAAGTTTGAAAAGGTGGGATTTTGTGTAGTCATGCTTTAAAAATTCTTGATGTTATGGATATTAAGGTTCTTCCAGAGAAATACATCcttttagagcattctcatcaagaatgctaaaagctataaatgctaaattttaacatcaaatttgtaaaaagcACACTCTATCAAGAATGCTAATGCTATTAATTTTGACATCTAGCTACAGTGGGCTGCTAGAGATAGCAGCCCACTATGGcaagatgttaaaaaaaaaatttatttgtttaacaaAACACTTGGGGCCAGTGCAAGTATTGGGGGGCACTTTGAGTGCTTATAAAAGCCATGGGAACAGCAAGCTTGGCACAGGAGCTGTCTCTCAATGTTCTTGAGTTGGAGGTTTTAATTCATCAAGTTATTTGCTTGCGTCGAGCATGTATGCATTAGGTGGATCATTTGTTGATTATGTGAGGATGAGAAGGTTGGTGAAGGAGAGAGGTGTGATGGTTGTTGTTGGGTACAGCTTGGTGCATGTGAACAGCAGGGCATGTAGATTTTTAGCCGGGGACAAGTCCACCCCACAACCAACATGTAGTTAattgaaaacataaagaaagaataaagaaaatataaagaaagaatataaaaaaagaatatttaaatgaagtagtaaaataatagaattttggatgttgagtgtattgtaaagtgagatgttaaaatgaataaaataactttttaagatgctaaatgctatattttatagcattttttatgagaatgctctaagaaATGGACAAAAGATGCAAAAAATGAGATTGTGTAAGACTTTAATGGACGTGATATCAAAGCTAACACCAAGTTGGAAGTTACAACTTGATATAAGTTTTTGGGTCTAATGTATGTCAAGCTTATCACTCGAGCAAGTGAATGTGAGGAAGCATATGAGCTAGCATTGGGAAGCTATAAtgagttgagaaaaaaaattgatgatatCCTTAGAAAAAAATCTAATCCCTGTCAAGTTGATATTAACCAAGAAAATTCATCAAACGAGATGACAACCATTTTTGCCCAGGGTCTCAAGAAGAAGCAAGGCTGTAAAGGAAGACGCCGAATTAAAAGTTGTCTTGAAAAgcccaaaaagaagaaaaaaggaagcaTCCATCAACCCATACAAACAAATCAGTGTTTATAGGTACTAGTCTCAccattataatttttaacatttatactACTTCACAAATATTCTAGGTTCTTTATTTAATGACATATTAATTTACTAAACATTACACATTACATAGGATAAGCATTTAACTTCATCTATGCAGGTGACGCAggacaaccaaaacaaaactaaaacaacaataaaataaagagatatgatctaggagtcagcacctaggtcTTGCTTGGAGTCAGTACCAAGTGGGGAAACCACTACGAGTCAGCACCTAGGTTAGACCTAGAGTCAGCACCAGACCAAACGgccattttttcatttaccaaaatatcaactatctcctcaagtagtacaataggttgcttataaaggattactaGACCCTagttccaaattaaaatattaataaactaGTAAACTattaggacctaaaacataaaaaatacaattgacttgcaaacataaataatactaaataaaaatcttcttgcGTCTCCTGCATCATTCTCCTTTGGTTGGAGAAAACTCAACCTCGAGTTCTAAAGCGTTGAAGGATTAGGATGCTAACAAGTAACACTTGCTTCAAGTTTGGAATCACCTTAGGGAgcacagagaaaagaaaaaccttgaattccacCATGTCAAACTCCTCTagaataacaaaatcaatgtgtgGAATCAACATAATCTTATCTTGAACCATTGGAAGTACTATGTTATCCACTTTCTCCATTTTAGCAAATTGTTTGTCTTCATGCACCATGGAAGGTTAATTAAAAGTAGATTCATTAGCTTCCAATATCACATCATGTGCACCCTCTAACTTAATACTCTCTTTAGAAACCATCTCTCCTCCTTGCTGCTCTTCAATAGATTCATTTCCTTGCACACATGTTAAAGCAACACTTGTCGAGGCATGTATGTCTTTGTCAACATTAGGCTTTGGTGTTGCTTGAGGATTCTTCACAACCAAGATATCATCATCAATGTTGTCTTCTATGGGAGTAGCAATAATTTCATTATGATCAATTATCCTTGGTTTTCTAATTGAATCAATTTGAGTCTTCATTTGCCTTATCTAAGTAATCATGTCTTGAACATTTTGCATGAGCTTttcaaataattcatttaattcCTTGGTAGATTGTTCAAAAGTGCACCGGGGACATGAAATGGGATGAGAATTCATTGTATTTGCTTCAACTTGAAATGTACCACAGTGAGATTATGGTAGATACTTAACTCGAAAGTATGGTGACAAATACTCATCacaaaacttttctttcatattttcCAACACACTAATGGTAGGTTCATACTTTAGATAGCGGAAATATTCAAGATTCTCCCAAAACATTTGTGCTCCACCTCTTAACTTCAACTTTGCAttcctaacattttttttatttgcaaaatttgcTTGCTCAAAAAATTGCTCCATCCCATTCATCCAGTTGACAAAATCCTGTGGATTAGTTTTACAACCATCAAAATAAGGTGTTTCTGATACTACCATGATTCTCTAAAATAGTGCTTCAACAAATAATTGGCAGTTGGAACAAGAACCTGGgttgctgtgatgttctctgGACAAATATTTGCTAGGATTGGGGTGGTTGACAGGTTTGGATTTCGTGGGCTAggtcttgtatttttttttttttttgaaaagaaaactagtGTTGTAAAATGTGGGCTTTGGGCTTGTTAACAAATGGGTCGGCAAGGGTTTGTTTATGTTACTGGTGGTGATATGGCTTATGTGACAGTGTACAATGAGTTTGTTGTTTTGGCTAGGTCAGGTAGTTTAATGGGTTTCAATTTGAGTTCTTTATTTTAGATGGGCCAGGTCAAGTTGTTCTTAGTGGGAAAACACTGTGGGGTTGCAAATTAAAAACGATCGGGAAGAGTTTAAACAGAAAATAAGGtgctgggttttttttaaattaaataaaaggcTAGTTATTGTTACCTTTGAGATGGAATCGCTAGTTTATGGAGGGATTGCGAAGGCATGGTGCTGGGCAATTGAGGGTCATGGCGGCGTAATATCAAGAAGAGGATGGTGGTGGGGCTCACTGTGGTGCGATCTAACAGACAAGGGATGGCAACGATGGCTTTCCAATGGGTGGTGATGTGCGAGGAAACTTCTTGAAAGACCTTGACCAGGTCTGGCAATGGGCTATGTTGGGTAACCTTCTGGTGGCAGAAAAAATACTGTGaatggagtttttttttagtgatatttttttggttttggattgaCTATGACGATGCTTCAAACAGATTGGTGTTTGCTCTAATACCGAAACTGACACAGGACAACTAGAacaaaacttaaacaaaaaaaaaataaagggatatgacctatgagtcagcaccaagcgaggaaaccactaggagtcagcacctagggtaAACCTGGAGTCAGCAGCAGACCGAAAGAGACCAAATGgccattttttcattcatcaaaacaTCAACTATCTCTtaaggagtacaataggttgcttataaaggattgttaaaccctagttctaattaGCTAGGAAACCTTAATTGCCTTATTAACAAAATAACCttgcttccaaattaaaatattaatagcctaataaactactaggacctaaaacataaaaaatacaattaacttgcaaacataaataatactaaataaaaatcttcttgcGTCTC
This region includes:
- the LOC126708480 gene encoding protein FAR1-RELATED SEQUENCE 5-like, which gives rise to MEIDLAYDSGIKLKDSYEFMARQVGGRDALGYTKQDQKNYHYSKWQKEQKCVSFDTTYRTNKEYRPLAMFVGFNHHRESTTFGAFLLYDETIDTFQWLFEAFFEAMSGKKPNTIFTNQDPAMAKAISLVMSNTYHRLCKWHLMQNALKRVNHLLQCEDEFRSDLDACFKIWEEKEEFLGAWDAILHKYNAFDNSWLQSTLEVKEKWAKAYVKMSFSAGMTTTQLSESINSDLKDYLQLDYDIVKFFIHFERLLNAKRYKELKGEYNLRQKLPKVKIASPMLIQAAHIYTPKLFLKFQELYEEFQGAFVKERVERNATHEYIVQYMVSQKIIK